The DNA region AAAACTCGCGCCTGCGCGAAGGCAGCTGGGGCAGCGCCGAATTCACTGGCAATTCGCCTTCGATTAACGCGGTGCGCGCAACCCTTAAGCGCGTGGCGAGCACTGGTAGCCGGGTATTGATTTCAGGCCCCGCGGGTGCGGGTAAAGAAGTCGCTGCGCGGCTGCTTCATGCGTGGAGCGCGCGGGCGAACGGCGCTTTCGTGCTGGTCAACTCGGCCCGCATCACACCCGAACGCTTCGAACAGGAGCTGTTCGGTGAGGAAGCCAATGGCAAGCAAGTTCGCCCCGGCCTGCTCGAACTGGCTGATGGCGGCACGCTGTATCTCGACGAGATTGCCGATATGCCGTTGTCCACCCAGGCGCGGATCCTGCGTGTGCTGACGGATCAGAGCTTTGTGCGCGTCGGCGGTACGCGCCAGATTGGGGTGGATGTCCGCGTTGTCTCCTCCACCACGCGTGATTTGACCGTCGAAATGGCGGAAAAGCGATTCCGCGAGGACCTGTTCTACCGGCTCAACGTGGTGCCGGTGGTGCTGCCGGCCCTGTCCCAGCGGCGCGAGGATATTCCGGCACTCGCAGAGCATTTTTTCACCCGCTACTCCAACGATCAGGGCCTCGTTCCGCCGGACATCTCCTCCGAGGCAATGGCGGCGCTACAGGCCTATGACTGGCCGGGAAATGTGCGCCAGCTGCGCAACGTGGTCGAGCGCACCATCATCATGACCCCCCGCGAGAAGCTTGGTACGGTTGAACCTGACATGCTGCCGCCCGAAATCACCGGCGGTCAGATCGGGCTGGCGAGCGACAGCCTTTCGGCGATCATGGGTGTGCCGCTGCGCGAGGCGCGAGTCAGTTTCGAGCGGGAGTATCTCGCGATCCAGATCCGGCGTTTCTCCGGCAATATTTCCAAGACCGCGAGCTTCATCGGCATGGAACGCTCGGCCCTGCATCGCAAGCTGAAGCTCTTGGGCATGGCCGACCGGCGCGATGACGACGATTAGGGTTCGATGATCCGGCCGTAATTTTGGTGGAAATCAGTCCTTGTCCCGCGGCGGTCCAGTCGCCATTATGGATCGCGTAAGGCGCCGCGCCCTGTTTTTGCGGTGACCTGCTACCTGCGGACCGAAAATCGGCCGCCAAGAACAAAGGAGCCACGACAATGTCCAACGGGCGAACGCTCTCCCCCCGTCCGGTTGCACGTGCTGCCACATCAAGTGAACCGCGTAACAGCGACGCCGGCAGCCCCCCTCAACGTCAGAGTGGCAATCTTCAGGACGCTTTCCTTAACCTGCTGCGCAAGAACAAAATCCCCGTGACCATGTTTCTGGTGAAGGGCGTGAAGCTGCAAGGGATCGTCACGTGGTTTGACAATTTCTCAATCCTGCTCCGCCGTGATGGCCAGTCGCAACTGGTCTATAAGCACGCGATCAGCACGATCATGCCGGGCCAATCGCTCGATCCGGCGCAGTTT from uncultured Erythrobacter sp. includes:
- the hfq gene encoding RNA chaperone Hfq; the encoded protein is MSNGRTLSPRPVARAATSSEPRNSDAGSPPQRQSGNLQDAFLNLLRKNKIPVTMFLVKGVKLQGIVTWFDNFSILLRRDGQSQLVYKHAISTIMPGQSLDPAQFGSQSGSRKQKLLQDVFLSRVAEANVQVTMFLVNGVMLQGRIAAYDLFCMLLERDGAVQLAYKHAVSTIQPASPVDLSVDDEDGDDFGADD
- a CDS encoding sigma-54 dependent transcriptional regulator, which codes for MALEILIVDDERDIRELVAGVLGDEGYACRTAADSTEALAAIDERRPSLVLLDVWLHGSQMDGLELLDAIKAREPNLPVIIFSGHGNIDTAVAAVGRGAMDFIEKPFEAERLLLLVERATETERLRRENSRLREGSWGSAEFTGNSPSINAVRATLKRVASTGSRVLISGPAGAGKEVAARLLHAWSARANGAFVLVNSARITPERFEQELFGEEANGKQVRPGLLELADGGTLYLDEIADMPLSTQARILRVLTDQSFVRVGGTRQIGVDVRVVSSTTRDLTVEMAEKRFREDLFYRLNVVPVVLPALSQRREDIPALAEHFFTRYSNDQGLVPPDISSEAMAALQAYDWPGNVRQLRNVVERTIIMTPREKLGTVEPDMLPPEITGGQIGLASDSLSAIMGVPLREARVSFEREYLAIQIRRFSGNISKTASFIGMERSALHRKLKLLGMADRRDDDD